From a region of the Streptacidiphilus albus JL83 genome:
- a CDS encoding ABC transporter permease, which translates to MTSLTGAGRVVSADPADPVGGSQDRPSGRSWRRRGSRPPTVLLAVSALVTLVLLMPLVFLLVEAQGAGLSKVLSLIDRPLTGQLLWNTVRLTVVVTALCAVIGTGAAWLVERTDLPGRRFWAVLLVVPLAIPDFVISFGWASLSTDVSGFQGAVLVMTLSVYPLVYLPVAASLRNADPALEEVAMNLGLGRLRTFWRVTLRQARVAVLGGCLLVALGLLAEYGAFEILGYQTFTTEIFTEFSVSFNIPTASALSLVLIVLGLLVLAGESALRGRSRGSRVDRGAQRSTGRHHLGWWTLPALAALALLAALALGVPVGSAVYWWVTGTQHPFTGDSLADATWHTALYSGSAAALATVMALPVGVLAVRHDGRLRRLLERGNYLVLAMPGLVIALSLTYFSETYAGGVWYQTAPMLVVTYAIMFFPLALVGVRASVAQAPPGLEEVAHSLGLGRLAVLWRVTRPLVAPGLAAAFCLVFLSAVTELTATLILVPTGVQTLATQFWNYQQNLAYGQAAPFALLMIAITAVPSYVLGRFFDRLPGRAAGPQ; encoded by the coding sequence GTGACCTCGCTGACCGGGGCCGGCCGGGTCGTCTCGGCCGACCCGGCCGACCCGGTCGGCGGCTCCCAGGACCGGCCCTCCGGCCGGTCCTGGCGTCGGCGCGGCTCCCGGCCCCCCACCGTGCTGCTCGCCGTCAGCGCCCTGGTGACCCTGGTCCTGCTGATGCCGCTGGTGTTCCTGCTGGTCGAGGCGCAGGGCGCGGGCCTGTCCAAGGTGCTCTCGCTGATCGACCGGCCGCTCACCGGCCAACTGCTGTGGAACACCGTCCGCCTCACCGTCGTCGTCACCGCCCTGTGCGCGGTGATCGGCACCGGGGCCGCCTGGCTGGTGGAGCGGACCGACCTGCCCGGCCGCCGGTTCTGGGCCGTGCTGCTGGTCGTGCCGCTGGCCATCCCCGACTTCGTCATCAGCTTCGGCTGGGCCTCGCTCAGCACCGACGTGTCCGGCTTCCAGGGCGCGGTGCTGGTGATGACCCTGTCGGTCTACCCGCTGGTCTACCTGCCGGTGGCGGCCAGCCTGCGCAACGCCGACCCGGCGCTGGAGGAGGTGGCGATGAACCTCGGGCTCGGCCGGCTGCGCACCTTCTGGCGGGTGACGCTGCGCCAGGCCCGGGTCGCCGTCCTCGGCGGCTGCCTGCTGGTCGCCCTGGGCCTGCTGGCCGAGTACGGCGCCTTCGAGATCCTCGGCTACCAGACCTTCACCACCGAGATCTTCACCGAGTTCTCGGTGTCCTTCAACATCCCCACCGCCTCGGCGCTGTCGCTGGTGCTCATCGTGCTGGGCCTGCTGGTCCTCGCCGGGGAGTCCGCGCTGCGTGGCCGCAGCCGCGGCAGCCGGGTGGACCGCGGCGCGCAGCGCAGTACCGGCCGCCACCACCTGGGCTGGTGGACCCTCCCGGCGCTGGCCGCCCTGGCGCTGCTGGCCGCGCTGGCGCTGGGCGTCCCGGTCGGTTCCGCCGTCTACTGGTGGGTCACCGGGACGCAGCACCCGTTCACCGGTGACTCCCTGGCCGACGCGACCTGGCACACCGCCCTCTACAGCGGCTCCGCCGCCGCGCTGGCCACCGTCATGGCGCTGCCGGTCGGAGTGCTCGCGGTACGCCACGACGGCCGGCTGCGGCGGCTGCTGGAGCGCGGCAACTACCTGGTACTGGCCATGCCGGGGCTGGTCATCGCGCTGTCGCTGACCTACTTCAGCGAGACCTACGCGGGCGGCGTCTGGTACCAGACGGCGCCGATGCTGGTGGTGACCTACGCCATCATGTTCTTCCCGCTGGCCCTGGTCGGCGTCCGCGCCTCGGTGGCCCAGGCCCCGCCGGGGCTGGAGGAGGTGGCGCACTCCCTCGGCCTCGGACGGCTCGCGGTGCTCTGGCGGGTGACCCGCCCGCTGGTCGCGCCGGGGCTCGCGGCCGCCTTCTGCCTGGTCTTCCTCTCGGCGGTGACCGAGCTGACCGCTACCCTGATCCTGGTGCCGACCGGGGTGCAGACGCTCGCCACGCAGTTCTGGAACTACCAGCAGAACCTCGCCTACGGGCAGGCCGCTCCGTTCGCCCTGCTGATGATCGCCATCACGGCGGTGCCCAGCTATGTGCTCGGGCGGTTCTTCGACCGGCTTCCAGGAAGGGCGGCCGGACCCCAATGA